The following proteins are encoded in a genomic region of Leptospira fainei serovar Hurstbridge str. BUT 6:
- a CDS encoding PA0069 family radical SAM protein, which yields MKKHRRGTISAPEGRFESVSREIWKEDREEDEGNLVTQFFPEDSKSILTHNDSPDIPIDASINPYRGCEHGCIYCFARPNHAYVNLSPGIDFESKIFVKKNVDRLLINELRKRKGPVETITIGTATDPYQPGERTYRNTRKILEILLKFRQPTAIITKSSLILRDIDILSEMGKLGILKVYVSVTTLDKELWATLEPRAPAPGKRLEAISGLSKASVPVGAMFAPVIPFLNDSEMETIMEEVKKAGASSAGMVLLRLPFEVSPLFVEWLEINYPLKKEKILRVLSEARGGKLYDSNFSQRMTGTGKYAELLQARFRLAIKRFNLNERAFFRKDLFRIPEEFQVRPSQNQDLLPGLF from the coding sequence CCCGAGAAATCTGGAAGGAAGATAGAGAAGAAGACGAAGGAAATTTGGTGACTCAATTTTTTCCGGAAGATTCTAAATCGATTCTCACTCACAACGATTCCCCCGATATCCCGATAGATGCGAGCATCAATCCTTATCGCGGTTGCGAGCACGGCTGCATCTACTGTTTTGCACGTCCAAATCACGCGTACGTGAATCTTTCTCCCGGAATCGATTTTGAGTCCAAAATTTTCGTAAAAAAGAACGTAGATCGGCTGCTGATCAATGAGCTGAGAAAACGCAAAGGTCCTGTTGAAACGATTACGATCGGAACAGCGACCGATCCGTATCAGCCAGGAGAAAGAACCTATCGGAATACGAGAAAAATTTTAGAGATATTACTCAAATTTCGACAACCGACGGCGATCATTACCAAATCATCGTTAATTCTACGAGACATCGATATTTTGTCCGAAATGGGAAAATTAGGAATCTTGAAAGTATATGTTTCGGTAACTACTCTAGATAAGGAACTTTGGGCGACACTCGAACCTAGAGCCCCGGCTCCCGGAAAAAGATTAGAGGCGATCAGCGGCTTATCAAAAGCATCGGTACCTGTTGGTGCGATGTTCGCGCCTGTGATTCCTTTTTTAAACGATTCGGAAATGGAAACGATTATGGAGGAAGTAAAGAAAGCAGGCGCCTCAAGCGCGGGAATGGTTCTCCTTCGCCTCCCATTCGAAGTATCCCCACTTTTCGTGGAATGGTTGGAAATCAACTACCCTTTAAAAAAGGAGAAGATCCTGCGAGTGTTGAGTGAAGCTCGCGGAGGTAAATTGTACGATTCCAACTTTAGCCAGCGTATGACTGGAACAGGCAAATACGCCGAGCTTTTACAGGCTAGATTTCGCTTGGCAATCAAACGCTTCAATCTAAACGAAAGGGCTTTCTTTCGCAAGGACCTATTCAGAATCCCCGAGGAATTCCAAGTTCGGCCAAGCCAAAATCAGGATTTGCTGCCCGGACTCTTTTAA